A part of Pseudomonas sp. HR96 genomic DNA contains:
- a CDS encoding membrane-targeted effector domain-containing toxin has translation MPHQTFGQSLNTIGAQYSAAIPDLREFAREQAALLIKKHTGQTLDPDQVWWHAFDNAQSNQQSFNGREHRGPPQQSVTLTDLVIKRFAVRDEVNAIDLDQMTGFYQAGPEAGSYDQQNQVAMSVVDVLNDFWALDFKGTYLARLATFREQEAENGRVLLKAAFITSAWSARSKYGPLSTDVFKLLVNTLWGPTRFPFNLQDLRNSNTLRQYAEVRTFTLGALTAVDMLFIRNSDGLHILYAADGWYMVFQGLQEAYDWLREEAADAESRRHLITHFVDPHAMDETARDQRKAFHATLDALRATAWSPTQTHLQSHSKEVKSDVFSYLFNRMLERLQGEVRAVFDNRDLRKRLWLVDLAAFTRITSGLAPLAPQVALLAAASTALSLGGHMALAVHGVDRAERHQAWHAALTDAVLLLLDGVQLYAHQSTAARAFADLDEPVLANDASVAAGETAVADNPLLQAMAVDLELDAASLGNGRNAGVHVFDSQHRYIAMQGHTYQVSFVEGIEQWVVVDPLEPQRLAGAWPVVRNWRGRWEPHVELEVEEGIPLQPVDVPVLEAHRLSVELNAFNTSARYDNFIEQLVGRNGAELMSSALGDGSPLLAAREQLRGLRQQLAQQGSDFFLDPPAIGRWKITALDADTSAREFFDIFFASGDALVISETRSGLGGKRLLIDYMARLKAAGVRTLYVEHLLKDLHQPALDHFWLTGDMPLQLTRRFRQIRAQLLLDQHEYYSHQRLLKEARRHGIRLQALDCAASLASDGLPAQPGLARRMRLFYAMQRINAQRAGAPREKWIALTQDIRASSVAGELGLAELTGAAHLRVRDLLNDEAAKLTLDSGELSGTVQVQGDVRLELGVQRAYEMLD, from the coding sequence ATGCCGCATCAGACCTTTGGCCAATCCCTCAATACCATCGGCGCGCAATACAGCGCCGCCATCCCCGACCTGCGTGAGTTTGCCCGCGAGCAAGCGGCGCTGCTGATCAAGAAGCACACGGGGCAGACCCTCGACCCGGACCAGGTGTGGTGGCACGCCTTCGACAACGCGCAGAGCAATCAGCAGTCCTTCAATGGCCGAGAACACCGCGGCCCGCCGCAGCAGTCGGTGACCCTGACGGACCTGGTGATCAAGCGCTTCGCGGTACGCGACGAAGTCAACGCCATCGATCTGGACCAGATGACCGGGTTCTACCAGGCCGGGCCCGAGGCCGGTTCATACGACCAGCAGAACCAGGTGGCGATGTCGGTGGTGGACGTGCTCAACGACTTCTGGGCCCTGGATTTCAAGGGCACTTACCTGGCGCGCCTGGCGACCTTTCGCGAGCAGGAGGCGGAGAACGGCCGCGTGTTGCTCAAGGCCGCCTTCATCACCAGCGCCTGGTCCGCGCGCAGCAAATACGGGCCGCTGAGCACGGACGTGTTCAAGCTGCTGGTCAATACACTCTGGGGGCCGACCCGCTTTCCGTTCAATCTTCAGGACCTGCGCAACAGCAACACGCTGCGCCAGTACGCCGAGGTGCGTACGTTCACCCTGGGAGCCTTGACGGCGGTCGACATGCTCTTCATCCGCAATAGCGATGGCCTGCACATTCTGTATGCCGCCGACGGCTGGTACATGGTCTTCCAGGGACTGCAGGAAGCCTATGACTGGCTGCGCGAGGAAGCCGCCGATGCCGAGTCACGACGGCACCTGATCACCCATTTCGTCGATCCGCACGCCATGGACGAAACCGCACGCGACCAGCGCAAGGCCTTTCACGCCACGCTCGATGCGCTGCGGGCTACGGCCTGGTCGCCCACGCAAACGCATTTGCAGAGTCACAGCAAAGAGGTCAAGAGCGATGTCTTCAGCTACCTGTTCAACCGCATGCTGGAGCGTCTGCAAGGCGAGGTGAGGGCCGTATTCGACAATCGCGACCTGCGCAAGCGCCTGTGGCTGGTGGACCTCGCCGCCTTCACCCGCATCACTTCGGGGCTGGCGCCACTGGCGCCGCAAGTCGCCCTGCTCGCGGCAGCCTCCACTGCCCTGAGCCTGGGCGGGCACATGGCCCTGGCGGTGCATGGCGTCGACCGCGCCGAACGCCACCAGGCGTGGCACGCCGCGCTGACCGATGCCGTGTTGCTGCTGCTCGATGGCGTCCAGCTATACGCCCACCAGAGCACTGCCGCACGAGCCTTCGCCGACCTCGACGAGCCGGTGCTCGCCAACGACGCCTCGGTGGCGGCCGGGGAAACCGCCGTGGCCGACAATCCGCTGCTGCAGGCCATGGCCGTCGACCTCGAACTGGACGCCGCATCGCTGGGCAACGGGCGCAATGCCGGGGTCCATGTGTTCGACTCGCAGCACCGCTACATCGCCATGCAGGGCCATACCTACCAGGTGAGTTTCGTCGAGGGCATCGAGCAGTGGGTGGTGGTCGACCCCCTCGAGCCGCAACGCCTGGCTGGCGCCTGGCCAGTGGTGCGCAACTGGCGCGGGCGCTGGGAGCCCCATGTCGAACTCGAGGTGGAAGAAGGCATCCCTTTGCAGCCGGTCGATGTGCCCGTCCTCGAGGCCCACCGCCTGAGCGTCGAACTCAACGCGTTCAACACGTCGGCCCGCTACGACAACTTCATCGAACAACTGGTAGGCCGCAACGGCGCCGAGCTGATGAGCTCGGCGCTGGGTGACGGCAGCCCGCTGCTGGCCGCCCGCGAGCAACTGCGAGGCCTGCGCCAGCAGTTGGCGCAACAAGGCAGCGATTTCTTCCTGGACCCGCCGGCCATCGGCCGCTGGAAGATTACCGCGCTGGACGCCGACACCAGCGCCCGCGAGTTCTTCGATATCTTCTTCGCCAGCGGCGACGCCCTGGTGATCAGCGAAACTCGCAGCGGCCTTGGCGGCAAACGCCTGCTGATCGACTATATGGCCAGGCTCAAGGCCGCCGGCGTGAGAACCCTCTACGTCGAGCATCTGCTCAAGGACCTGCATCAGCCGGCACTGGACCACTTCTGGCTGACCGGCGACATGCCGCTCCAGCTCACTCGTCGCTTCAGGCAGATACGCGCGCAATTGCTGCTCGACCAGCACGAATACTACAGCCATCAGCGCCTGCTCAAGGAAGCGCGCCGCCACGGCATTCGCCTGCAGGCGCTGGACTGTGCGGCCAGCCTGGCCAGCGACGGCCTGCCGGCGCAGCCGGGACTGGCCCGGCGCATGCGCCTGTTCTATGCGATGCAGCGCATCAACGCCCAGCGCGCCGGGGCGCCCCGGGAGAAGTGGATTGCCCTGACCCAGGACATCCGCGCTTCGAGCGTCGCCGGCGAGCTTGGCCTGGCCGAGCTGACCGGCGCTGCGCACCTGCGCGTGAGAGACCTGCTCAATGACGAAGCCGCCAAGTT
- the ureC gene encoding urease subunit alpha, with product MKISRQAYADMFGPTVGDKVRLADTELWIEVEKDFTTYGEEVKFGGGKVIRDGMGQSQLLAAEVVDTLITNALIIDHWGIVKADVGLKNGRIHAIGKAGNPDIQPDVGIAIGASTEVIAGEGMILTAGGVDTHIHFICPQQIEEALMSGVTTMIGGGTGPATGTNATTVTPGPWHMARMLQAADSFPMNIGFTGKGNVSLPEPLVEQIKAGAIGLKLHEDWGTTPAAIDNCLSVADQYDVQVAIHTDTLNESGFVETTLAAFKGRTIHTYHTEGAGGGHAPDIIKACGFNNVLPSSTNPTRPFTRNTIDEHLDMLMVCHHLDPSIAEDVAFAESRIRRETIAAEDILHDLGAFSMLSSDSQAMGRVGEVVLRTWQTADKMKKQRGALEGDGPGNDNFRVKRYIAKYTINPAITHGISHEVGSVEVGKWADLVLWRPAFFGVKPTLILKGGAIAASLMGDANASIPTPQPVHYRPMFASYGSALHATSLTFISQAAFDAGVPANLGLQKQIAVVKGCRSVQKTDLIHNGALPDIEVDPQTYQVKADGVLLWCEPAEVLPMAQRYFLF from the coding sequence ATGAAAATCTCCAGACAAGCCTACGCCGACATGTTCGGCCCCACCGTCGGCGACAAGGTGCGCCTGGCCGACACCGAGCTGTGGATCGAGGTCGAGAAGGACTTCACCACCTACGGCGAAGAGGTCAAGTTCGGCGGCGGCAAGGTCATCCGGGACGGCATGGGCCAGAGTCAGCTGCTGGCCGCCGAAGTGGTCGACACGCTGATCACCAACGCGCTGATCATCGACCACTGGGGCATCGTCAAGGCCGACGTCGGCCTCAAGAACGGCCGCATCCACGCCATCGGCAAGGCCGGCAACCCGGACATCCAGCCTGATGTGGGCATCGCCATCGGCGCCAGCACCGAGGTCATCGCTGGCGAGGGGATGATCCTTACGGCCGGCGGCGTCGACACGCACATCCACTTCATCTGCCCGCAGCAGATCGAAGAAGCGCTGATGAGCGGCGTCACTACCATGATCGGTGGCGGCACCGGCCCGGCCACCGGCACCAACGCCACCACGGTCACCCCCGGGCCCTGGCACATGGCGCGCATGCTGCAGGCCGCCGACAGCTTCCCGATGAACATCGGCTTTACCGGCAAGGGCAACGTCAGCCTGCCGGAGCCGCTGGTGGAGCAGATCAAGGCCGGCGCCATCGGCCTCAAGCTGCACGAAGACTGGGGCACCACGCCTGCGGCCATCGACAACTGCCTGAGCGTGGCCGACCAGTACGACGTGCAGGTGGCCATCCACACCGACACCCTCAACGAATCGGGCTTCGTCGAAACCACCCTGGCCGCCTTCAAGGGCCGCACCATCCACACCTACCACACCGAGGGTGCCGGTGGCGGCCATGCGCCGGACATCATCAAGGCCTGCGGCTTCAACAACGTGTTGCCGAGTTCGACCAACCCGACCCGGCCGTTCACCCGCAACACCATCGACGAGCACCTGGACATGCTCATGGTCTGCCACCACCTGGACCCGAGCATCGCCGAGGACGTGGCGTTCGCCGAGAGTCGCATCCGCCGCGAGACCATCGCCGCAGAGGACATTCTCCACGACCTCGGTGCCTTCTCCATGCTCAGCTCCGACAGCCAGGCCATGGGCCGCGTCGGCGAAGTGGTGCTGCGCACCTGGCAGACCGCCGACAAGATGAAAAAGCAGCGCGGCGCACTGGAAGGCGACGGCCCCGGCAACGACAACTTCCGGGTCAAGCGCTACATCGCCAAGTACACCATCAACCCGGCCATCACCCACGGTATCAGCCATGAGGTAGGCTCGGTGGAAGTCGGCAAGTGGGCTGACCTGGTACTCTGGCGCCCGGCCTTCTTTGGGGTCAAGCCGACCCTGATTCTCAAGGGCGGAGCGATTGCGGCCAGCCTGATGGGCGATGCCAACGCCTCGATTCCGACCCCGCAACCGGTGCACTACCGGCCGATGTTCGCCAGCTATGGCAGCGCCCTGCACGCCACCAGCCTGACCTTCATCAGCCAGGCCGCGTTCGATGCCGGGGTGCCAGCCAACCTCGGCCTGCAAAAGCAGATCGCCGTGGTCAAGGGCTGTCGCAGCGTGCAGAAGACCGACCTGATTCACAACGGCGCGCTGCCGGACATCGAAGTCGACCCGCAGACCTATCAGGTCAAGGCCGATGGCGTGCTGCTGTGGTGCGAGCCGGCAGAAGTGCTGCCGATGGCGCAGCGCTATTTCCTGTTCTGA
- a CDS encoding urease subunit beta, with translation MIPGQYQIQPGDIELNVGRRTQAITVANSGDRPIQVGSHYHFFETNDALTFDRALSHGMRLNIPAGTAVRFEPGQSREVELVELAGLRRVFGFAGRVMGEL, from the coding sequence ATGATTCCTGGCCAATACCAGATCCAGCCCGGCGACATCGAGCTCAACGTCGGCCGCCGCACCCAGGCCATCACCGTTGCCAACAGCGGCGACCGGCCGATCCAGGTGGGCTCGCACTATCACTTCTTCGAAACCAACGACGCCCTGACCTTCGACCGTGCGCTAAGCCACGGCATGCGCCTGAACATTCCGGCCGGCACTGCGGTGCGCTTCGAGCCGGGGCAGAGCCGCGAGGTCGAGCTGGTCGAACTGGCCGGCCTGCGCCGGGTGTTCGGCTTCGCCGGGCGGGTCATGGGCGAGCTTTGA
- a CDS encoding GNAT family N-acetyltransferase, with amino-acid sequence MNPAQLRRVNTESFAHYRLGLIALLRDAVADGASVGFMADLDDAQASRYFEDVRHGLDAGSLLLWVVVRDEEVVASVQLALCLKPNGLNRAEVQKLLVHSSARRRGLGQQLMQALEHAARQHQRGLLYLDTEAGSAAEAFYQSLHYTRVGELPDYCASPHGGYKPTAIYFKTLGQPA; translated from the coding sequence ATGAACCCCGCCCAGCTGCGCCGCGTCAACACCGAAAGCTTCGCCCACTATCGCCTCGGGCTGATCGCCCTGCTGCGCGACGCGGTGGCCGATGGCGCCAGCGTCGGCTTCATGGCCGACTTGGATGACGCCCAGGCCAGCCGTTATTTCGAGGACGTGCGCCATGGGCTGGACGCCGGCAGCCTGCTGCTGTGGGTGGTGGTGCGCGACGAAGAGGTGGTGGCCAGCGTGCAGTTGGCGCTGTGCCTGAAGCCCAACGGGCTCAATCGCGCCGAGGTGCAAAAGCTGCTGGTGCATTCCAGTGCCCGTCGCCGGGGCCTGGGCCAGCAGTTGATGCAGGCCCTCGAACACGCTGCGCGCCAGCACCAGCGCGGCTTGCTGTACCTGGACACCGAGGCGGGCTCGGCAGCCGAAGCTTTCTATCAGTCCCTGCACTACACCCGCGTGGGCGAGCTGCCCGATTACTGCGCGTCGCCACACGGCGGCTACAAGCCGACCGCCATTTACTTCAAGACATTGGGGCAACCAGCATGA
- a CDS encoding N-acetyltransferase family protein, translated as MTLTLRDAQPEDLPAIRDIYNDAVLNTTSIWNDKQVDLANRQAWYEGRRAQLYPILVVADEQGVLGYASYGDWRAFEGYRYTVEHSVYVRHDQRGRGLGPMLMQALIERAREGGKHVMMAAIESGNAASVRLHERLGFTVSGQMPQVGVKFGRWLDLTFMQLLLDSSPQPPAAHQE; from the coding sequence ATGACTTTGACTCTGCGCGATGCGCAACCCGAAGACCTGCCAGCGATTCGCGACATCTACAACGACGCGGTGCTCAACACCACCTCGATCTGGAACGACAAACAGGTCGACCTGGCCAACCGCCAGGCCTGGTACGAGGGCCGCCGCGCCCAGCTCTACCCCATCCTGGTGGTGGCTGACGAACAAGGCGTGCTCGGCTACGCCTCCTATGGCGACTGGCGGGCCTTCGAAGGTTATCGCTACACCGTCGAACACTCGGTGTACGTGCGCCACGACCAGCGCGGCCGCGGCCTGGGCCCGATGCTGATGCAGGCGCTGATCGAGCGCGCCCGCGAAGGGGGCAAGCACGTCATGATGGCGGCCATCGAGAGCGGCAACGCTGCCTCGGTGCGCCTGCACGAGCGCCTGGGCTTCACCGTCAGCGGGCAGATGCCGCAGGTCGGGGTGAAGTTCGGCCGCTGGCTGGACCTGACCTTCATGCAACTGCTGCTCGACAGCAGCCCCCAGCCGCCCGCCGCGCACCAGGAGTAG
- a CDS encoding urease subunit gamma has protein sequence MDLTPREKDKMLIFTAGLVAERRLARGLKLNYPEAMALISAALLEGARDGQTVAELMHYGTTLLGREQVMEGVPEMIAEIQVEATFPDGTKLVTVHQPIA, from the coding sequence ATGGACCTGACTCCACGCGAAAAAGACAAGATGCTGATCTTCACCGCCGGGCTGGTGGCCGAACGCCGCCTGGCCCGAGGCCTGAAGCTCAATTACCCGGAAGCCATGGCGTTGATCTCCGCCGCGCTGCTCGAAGGCGCCCGCGACGGCCAGACCGTGGCCGAACTGATGCACTACGGCACCACCCTGCTCGGCCGCGAACAAGTGATGGAGGGCGTGCCGGAGATGATCGCCGAGATCCAGGTGGAAGCGACCTTCCCCGACGGCACCAAGCTGGTCACTGTGCACCAACCCATCGCCTGA
- a CDS encoding urease accessory protein UreD — protein MNLPANTAVFTPSWHAELELAYARFGDCTRPVQRRHKGPLRVQKHLYGEGPQVCQHIIVHPPGGIAGGDRLDIDVSVGAGAWAQLTSPGAAKWYRAAGPAYQQLNLQVAAGATLEWLPQETIVYSAAQAELSTRIQLQGDARLLYWDVVALGRPAADERFADGHFQSRLEIVRDGQLLWHERQRVNGGDGLLDSPIGLAGQPVFATLLITGEITEDLLQRCRELPNRVRGDLSQLPGLLVARCLASEALHAREWLLGLWQLLRPALLGRAAVAPRIWAT, from the coding sequence ATGAATCTGCCTGCCAATACCGCCGTATTCACGCCCAGCTGGCATGCTGAGCTGGAACTGGCCTATGCCCGCTTCGGCGACTGCACGCGGCCAGTCCAGCGCCGCCACAAGGGCCCGCTGCGGGTGCAGAAGCATCTGTACGGCGAGGGTCCGCAAGTCTGCCAGCACATTATCGTGCACCCCCCCGGCGGAATTGCCGGCGGCGACCGGCTGGACATCGACGTCAGCGTCGGCGCCGGCGCCTGGGCGCAGCTGACCAGCCCCGGCGCGGCCAAGTGGTATCGCGCCGCCGGCCCGGCCTATCAGCAGCTGAACCTGCAGGTGGCCGCCGGCGCCACGCTGGAGTGGCTGCCTCAGGAAACCATCGTCTACAGCGCGGCCCAGGCCGAGCTGAGTACCCGCATCCAATTGCAGGGTGACGCGCGCCTGCTGTATTGGGACGTGGTCGCCCTGGGTCGCCCGGCGGCAGACGAGCGCTTTGCCGATGGGCATTTCCAGTCGCGCCTGGAGATTGTGCGCGACGGCCAGTTGCTCTGGCACGAGCGCCAGCGCGTCAACGGTGGCGACGGCTTGCTCGACTCGCCCATCGGCCTGGCTGGCCAGCCGGTTTTCGCTACGCTGTTGATCACCGGAGAGATTACCGAAGACTTGTTGCAACGCTGCCGCGAATTGCCCAATCGGGTTCGCGGCGACCTCAGCCAGTTGCCCGGCCTGCTGGTCGCGCGCTGCCTGGCCAGCGAGGCGTTGCACGCCCGCGAGTGGCTGCTCGGCCTGTGGCAACTGCTGCGTCCCGCGCTGCTAGGCCGCGCTGCCGTCGCCCCGCGCATCTGGGCGACGTGA
- the urtE gene encoding urea ABC transporter ATP-binding subunit UrtE has protein sequence MLQVHKLHQYYGGSHILRGLSFDVQIGEVTCLLGRNGVGKTTLLKCLMGLIPAKEGNVNWDGKAITGFKPHQRVHAGIAYVPQGREIFGRLTVEENLLMGLSRFPGAEAKVVPAFIYELFPVLLQMKHRRGGDLSGGQQQQLAIGRALASRPRLLILDEPTEGIQPSVIKEIGAVIKKLAARGDMAILLVEQFYDFAAELADQYLVMSRGEIVQQGRGENMEAEGVRGLVTI, from the coding sequence ATGCTGCAAGTGCACAAGCTTCACCAATACTACGGCGGCAGCCACATCCTGCGCGGCCTGTCCTTCGACGTGCAGATCGGCGAAGTCACCTGCCTGCTGGGGCGCAACGGCGTCGGCAAGACCACCCTGCTCAAGTGCCTGATGGGCCTGATTCCGGCCAAGGAAGGCAACGTCAACTGGGACGGCAAGGCCATCACCGGCTTCAAGCCGCACCAGCGCGTGCACGCCGGGATCGCCTACGTGCCACAGGGCCGGGAGATCTTCGGACGCCTGACGGTGGAAGAGAACCTGCTGATGGGCCTGTCGCGCTTTCCCGGCGCCGAAGCCAAGGTGGTGCCGGCCTTCATCTATGAGTTGTTCCCGGTGCTGCTGCAGATGAAGCACCGCCGCGGTGGCGACTTATCCGGCGGCCAGCAGCAGCAACTGGCGATCGGCCGGGCCCTGGCCAGCCGCCCGCGCCTGCTGATTCTCGACGAGCCGACCGAGGGTATCCAACCGTCGGTGATCAAGGAGATCGGCGCAGTGATCAAGAAGCTTGCCGCTCGTGGCGACATGGCGATCCTGCTGGTCGAGCAGTTCTACGATTTCGCCGCCGAACTGGCCGACCAGTACCTGGTGATGTCGCGTGGCGAGATCGTCCAGCAAGGGCGCGGCGAAAACATGGAGGCCGAGGGTGTACGCGGCCTGGTCACCATTTAA
- the urtD gene encoding urea ABC transporter ATP-binding protein UrtD, giving the protein MRITPTPEFMLEPVLDPNSDAGTSRDAIGLGQSAGPGLNTRHGTILTLEDISVSFDGFKALNNLNLYIGVGELRCIIGPNGAGKTTMMDVITGKTRPSEGQAWFGETLDLTSLGEVQIAQAGIGRKFQKPTVFEALTVFENLELAQKTDKSVWASLRAKLSGEQHDRIASVLETIRLSASVNRPAGLLSHGQKQFLEIGMLLVQDPQLLLLDEPVAGMTDAETEFTAELFKTLAGKHSLMVVEHDMGFVGSIADHVTVLHQGSVLAEGSLEQVQADERVIEVYLGR; this is encoded by the coding sequence ATGAGAATCACACCGACGCCCGAATTCATGCTCGAACCGGTGCTGGACCCCAACAGCGACGCCGGCACCAGCCGCGACGCCATCGGCCTGGGGCAAAGCGCCGGACCCGGGCTCAACACCCGCCACGGCACCATCCTGACCCTGGAAGACATCAGCGTCAGCTTCGATGGCTTCAAGGCCTTGAACAACCTCAACCTGTACATCGGCGTCGGCGAGCTGCGCTGCATCATCGGCCCCAACGGCGCCGGCAAGACCACCATGATGGACGTCATCACCGGCAAGACCCGGCCCAGCGAGGGCCAGGCCTGGTTCGGCGAGACGCTGGACCTGACCAGCCTCGGCGAGGTGCAGATCGCCCAGGCCGGCATCGGCCGCAAGTTCCAGAAGCCCACCGTGTTCGAAGCGCTGACGGTGTTCGAAAACCTCGAACTGGCGCAGAAGACCGACAAGTCGGTGTGGGCCAGCCTGCGCGCGAAGCTGAGCGGCGAGCAGCACGACCGCATCGCCAGCGTGCTGGAGACCATCCGCCTGAGCGCCTCGGTCAACCGCCCGGCCGGGCTGCTGTCCCACGGCCAGAAGCAGTTCCTGGAGATCGGCATGCTGCTGGTGCAGGACCCTCAGCTGCTGTTGCTCGACGAACCGGTGGCGGGCATGACCGACGCCGAGACCGAGTTCACTGCCGAGTTGTTCAAGACCCTTGCCGGCAAGCACTCGCTGATGGTGGTGGAGCACGACATGGGCTTCGTCGGCTCCATCGCCGACCACGTCACGGTGCTGCACCAGGGCAGCGTGCTGGCCGAGGGTTCGCTGGAGCAGGTGCAGGCGGATGAACGGGTGATCGAGGTCTACCTCGGCCGTTGA
- the urtC gene encoding urea ABC transporter permease subunit UrtC, with the protein MNQPLMVSAAQKAGPKITLAIGALVLVLLIALPLLSLLPADNSLQVSAYTLTLVGKILCYAIVALALDLVWGYAGLLSLGHGLFFALGGYAMGMYLMREAAGDGLPAFMTFLSWTELPWYWVGTNHFLWALCLVVLAPGLLALVFGFFAFRSRIKGVYFSIMTQALTFAGMLLFFRNETGFGGNNGFTNFRSILGFSITSQGTRAVLFLLTVALLVASLLLGWRLAASKFGRVLTALRDAENRLMFCGYDPRGFKLFVWVLSAVLCGLAGALYVPQVGIINPSEMSPTNSIEAAVWVALGGRGTLIGPLLGAGVVNGMKSWFTVAFPEYWLFFLGALFIIVTLYLPKGVIGLIKKRGEQ; encoded by the coding sequence ATGAACCAGCCATTGATGGTCAGCGCTGCACAAAAGGCCGGGCCCAAGATCACCCTGGCGATCGGCGCGCTCGTGCTGGTGCTGCTGATCGCCCTGCCGTTGCTGTCGCTGCTGCCGGCGGACAACAGCCTGCAGGTGTCGGCCTATACCCTGACCCTGGTCGGCAAGATCCTCTGCTACGCCATCGTCGCCCTGGCGCTGGACCTGGTGTGGGGCTATGCCGGCCTGCTGTCGCTGGGCCATGGCCTGTTCTTTGCCCTCGGCGGCTATGCCATGGGCATGTACCTGATGCGCGAAGCGGCCGGCGACGGCCTGCCGGCGTTCATGACCTTTCTTTCGTGGACCGAGCTGCCGTGGTACTGGGTTGGCACCAACCACTTTCTCTGGGCGCTGTGCCTGGTGGTGCTGGCGCCCGGCCTGCTGGCCCTGGTGTTCGGCTTCTTTGCCTTCCGCTCGCGGATCAAGGGCGTGTATTTCTCGATCATGACCCAGGCCCTGACCTTCGCCGGCATGCTGCTGTTCTTTCGCAACGAGACCGGTTTTGGCGGCAACAACGGCTTCACCAACTTTCGCAGCATCCTGGGTTTCAGCATCACCTCCCAGGGCACCCGCGCGGTGCTGTTCCTGCTCACCGTGGCGCTGCTGGTGGCCAGCCTGCTGCTCGGCTGGCGCCTGGCCGCGAGCAAGTTCGGCCGGGTGCTGACCGCCCTGCGCGACGCCGAGAACCGCCTGATGTTCTGCGGCTACGACCCCCGCGGCTTCAAGCTGTTCGTGTGGGTGCTGAGCGCCGTGTTGTGCGGCCTGGCCGGGGCCTTGTACGTGCCGCAGGTGGGCATCATCAACCCCAGCGAGATGTCGCCGACCAACTCCATCGAGGCGGCGGTGTGGGTCGCGCTGGGCGGGCGCGGCACGCTGATCGGCCCGCTGCTCGGCGCCGGCGTGGTCAACGGCATGAAGAGCTGGTTCACCGTAGCGTTCCCGGAGTACTGGCTGTTCTTTCTCGGCGCGCTGTTCATCATCGTCACGCTGTACCTGCCCAAGGGTGTGATCGGCCTGATCAAGAAGAGGGGTGAGCAATGA